A window of Photobacterium sp. GJ3 contains these coding sequences:
- a CDS encoding NAD(P)H-hydrate dehydratase has translation MTQNALPTVAYRAVQVRQGEQIAARRLGWPMYRLMESAGAAVFEVIREKYPALKSLCVCCGGGNNGGDGYIVARLAKLHGMDVVLWQLGDAENLKGDAAAARDAWLACGGRIESPEVQIPESSEVILDAVLGTGLTGAVRPDAAALITTINAAGKPVVAVDIPSGLCADTGRCLGETVHARQTVTFIGMKQGLLTGQAAQYRGELRYAGLGVAETLMQIEPPTALRIDPQDMLNWLPPRSKVAHKGNFGRVLCLGGEQGMGGAIRLAAEASARSGAGLTAAVTHADNVLAILAARPEIMTQSWQSGCPDAEQRLTSRLNWADVIVMGPGLGQNSWGSALFDHLKRLRDDQSLVLDADGLNLLARSPDYKDNRILTPHPGEAAHLLGLSVADIEADRFEAVASLQRRYGGVVVLKGAGTLINDGQQHFVCLAGNPGMATGGMGDVLAGLIGGLRSQGLTLSEAARAGVWIHSRAADLAAEAGERGLLASDLFAYIRQLINLR, from the coding sequence ATGACGCAGAACGCTTTACCCACTGTTGCTTATCGTGCAGTACAGGTCCGTCAGGGAGAGCAGATCGCTGCCCGACGGCTGGGCTGGCCGATGTACCGGTTAATGGAAAGTGCCGGTGCGGCTGTGTTTGAAGTGATCCGGGAAAAGTATCCTGCTTTAAAGTCTCTGTGCGTGTGCTGTGGCGGAGGCAATAACGGGGGAGACGGCTATATTGTCGCCCGGCTGGCGAAATTGCACGGGATGGATGTGGTGCTCTGGCAATTGGGCGATGCAGAGAATCTGAAAGGCGATGCTGCCGCCGCCCGCGATGCCTGGTTGGCCTGCGGTGGTCGGATTGAGTCTCCAGAAGTGCAGATACCCGAGTCATCAGAAGTCATTCTTGATGCCGTTCTCGGTACGGGTCTGACAGGAGCGGTCCGGCCTGATGCTGCCGCGCTGATCACCACAATCAATGCCGCCGGTAAGCCTGTGGTGGCGGTAGATATTCCATCGGGCCTTTGTGCCGATACCGGGCGCTGCCTGGGGGAGACGGTGCACGCTCGTCAAACGGTCACTTTTATCGGGATGAAACAAGGGCTGCTGACCGGACAGGCTGCGCAATATCGGGGAGAGCTGAGGTATGCTGGACTCGGCGTGGCTGAAACGCTGATGCAGATTGAGCCGCCGACAGCGTTGCGGATTGATCCGCAGGATATGTTGAACTGGCTGCCGCCCCGATCGAAGGTCGCACATAAAGGCAATTTCGGTCGCGTCCTATGTCTGGGAGGCGAGCAGGGCATGGGCGGCGCAATTCGTCTGGCCGCAGAAGCCAGTGCCAGAAGTGGCGCAGGCCTGACAGCGGCGGTAACACATGCTGACAATGTATTGGCAATCCTGGCCGCCAGACCTGAGATAATGACCCAAAGCTGGCAATCCGGATGTCCCGACGCAGAACAGAGGCTGACCTCAAGATTGAACTGGGCAGATGTGATTGTGATGGGGCCCGGACTGGGGCAAAATTCGTGGGGCAGCGCACTCTTTGACCATCTCAAGCGGTTAAGAGACGATCAATCGCTGGTTCTGGATGCGGATGGATTGAACTTATTGGCCCGGTCGCCTGACTATAAAGACAACAGAATTCTGACGCCTCATCCAGGAGAAGCTGCGCACTTACTTGGGCTGAGTGTGGCTGATATTGAAGCTGATCGATTTGAGGCGGTGGCAAGCCTGCAGCGCCGTTATGGCGGTGTGGTTGTGCTCAAAGGGGCTGGAACCCTGATTAATGATGGTCAGCAGCATTTCGTGTGTCTGGCTGGAAATCCGGGGATGGCCACCGGCGGGATGGGAGATGTGCTGGCCGGACTTATTGGTGGCTTGCGCTCACAGGGGCTGACGCTGTCTGAGGCTGCGCGGGCTGGCGTATGGATTCACAGCCGCGCGGCTGATCTGGCTGCCGAAGCCGGAGAGCGGGGCTTGCTGGCAAGCGACCTCTTTGCGTATATTCGACAATTGATAAATCTAAGATAA
- the queG gene encoding tRNA epoxyqueuosine(34) reductase QueG, whose product MTIDYHQLAQDIKHWGKDLGFQHVGICDVDLSKHEAQLQRWLDAGYHGEMDWMARHGMMRARPAELLPGTIRVISVRMNYLPPEAGFAQTLKQPQKAYISRYALGRDYHKLVRNRLKQLGQKIEQAVGPFGYRPFVDSAPILERPLAEKAGLGWTGKHSLILNETAGSWFFLGELLIDLPLPVDSPVSNQCGKCVACMTSCPTQAIVAEGVIDARRCISYLTIELDGPIPEAFREAIGNRIYGCDDCQLVCPFNRESDITEEQDYHCRPQLYQQDLLTLFQWDEATFLKNTEGSPIRRIGHLKWLRNLSVAIGNAPYDPALLDALISRQGQDAMLDEHLDWAIAQQMTKREAAAVEVLPTKTKRLIRIVEKGLPRDA is encoded by the coding sequence ATGACCATCGACTATCATCAACTCGCACAAGACATCAAACACTGGGGAAAAGACCTTGGTTTTCAGCATGTCGGGATCTGCGATGTGGATTTGTCGAAGCATGAGGCACAACTGCAGCGCTGGCTGGACGCCGGTTACCACGGTGAAATGGACTGGATGGCCCGCCACGGCATGATGCGAGCCCGCCCGGCTGAATTACTGCCGGGAACTATCCGGGTGATTAGTGTGCGGATGAATTACCTGCCGCCTGAGGCCGGTTTTGCCCAAACACTGAAGCAACCGCAAAAGGCGTACATCAGCCGCTATGCACTTGGCCGGGATTACCACAAACTGGTTCGTAATCGCCTCAAGCAACTGGGTCAGAAAATTGAACAGGCCGTCGGCCCCTTTGGGTATCGCCCATTTGTCGATTCTGCCCCGATCCTGGAGCGCCCACTGGCAGAGAAAGCAGGTCTGGGATGGACAGGCAAACATTCGCTGATTCTCAATGAAACGGCAGGGTCCTGGTTTTTTCTGGGTGAACTGCTGATTGATTTACCTTTACCGGTCGACAGCCCGGTTTCAAACCAATGCGGCAAGTGTGTCGCCTGCATGACCAGTTGTCCGACACAAGCGATTGTAGCGGAAGGCGTCATTGATGCCCGTCGCTGCATCTCCTATCTCACCATTGAACTTGATGGCCCGATTCCTGAAGCGTTTCGCGAAGCCATCGGCAACCGGATCTATGGCTGCGACGATTGCCAGCTGGTGTGCCCATTCAATCGCGAATCAGATATCACAGAAGAGCAGGATTACCATTGCCGGCCGCAGCTTTATCAACAAGATCTGCTGACGCTCTTTCAATGGGACGAAGCGACCTTCCTGAAAAATACGGAAGGATCCCCCATCCGGCGGATTGGCCACCTGAAATGGTTACGCAACCTCAGCGTTGCCATTGGCAATGCCCCCTATGACCCCGCTTTACTGGACGCCCTGATCTCACGCCAGGGGCAAGATGCCATGCTGGATGAGCACCTGGACTGGGCTATCGCACAGCAAATGACAAAACGCGAAGCCGCAGCAGTTGAAGTGCTGCCAACCAAAACCAAGCGCCTGATTCGGATTGTCGAAAAAGGTCTGCCCCGCGACGCCTGA